From Solanum lycopersicum chromosome 8, SLM_r2.1, the proteins below share one genomic window:
- the LOC101255315 gene encoding E4 SUMO-protein ligase PIAL2 isoform X2: MAGATANSVPASGVDVGVNRMSASYVNSVRISAAANRFATLLCNHPQIDAQEFVQLCLSLSRGIDFAIANREVPNRAQDLPLLVKQVCRIPCDTLLLAHVMVLMISVKNACHSGWFTEKDAKELCDLANEIYSSFCTTLDFNTEPSNSSTIISTIMSRFYPRLKMGQIVSFLEAKPGFGAYVNDFQITKNMNLSEGEKVRLFVAQIDNLETSLCIVTPPQVNFLLNGTPVGRRTNVSMDPGPQLPSPVPHMLKFGTNLLQAVGQFSGNYIIVVAFMSEISTPVQATLPDYEQAPVSSVDPDSEIIEGPSRISLNCPISFKRIKTPVKGRSCKHLQCFDFDNYIDINSRRPSWRCPHCNQHVCFTDIHIDQDMFKVLKEVSEDVTDVMISSDGSWKAIMESDDHSEKPRDKTPEIAQDSPRRGSDGPSNAPGDVLDLTDIDDDMNPAETEDSKNFPTNIQMQSNVQKTTAVSNPNEINQTGAPDMTDDFWSRIYLSSCGIGTSSSWSNMQTGSASEPARTDLVQLPVFTDAISPALNTEGNTFIPTSILESGLSSSNLLQLQLQQFQFGNSALSNEYGRFPTAARPANRSPVAVQALPAQMNTPVPQQRQQSAMNPLLHAGPSAAAQDLPIASLSGSNLRSELERHSFSDLDLVQTRMTSSALPQKRSLPHVQPSQHSVGRQSPSMRTPYPMNQSQGPSQSATWDRWEALKQGSSQAGVNRALPGGQHARVVTTQQSTQVVRPVFSPRTVSPLPGSADRFRTPLPPDQRGSSSTGGTTPVTRTDSSVDPQLDPNWRPTGRMRGSLSGRAYSEALQQFILKPTQQAQAARPSIPPNLSPQLQVLLANRGAHSTQPVNFPSTAPANASDISGILPERSSGMQ; this comes from the exons ATGGCCGGAGCGACGGCGAATTCAGTTCCGGCGAGCGGCGTTGACGTCGGAGTCAATAGGATGAGCGCGTCGTACGTAAACTCCGTTCGAATCTCCGCCGCTGCCAATCGATTTGCAACGCTGCTATGTAATCATCCCCAAATTGATGCTCAGGAGTTCGTTCAACTCTGCCTCTCACTTTCAAG AGGCATTGATTTTGCCATTGCAAACCGGGAGGTTCCAAATAGAGCTCAAGATTTACCTTTATTGGTGAAACAG GTATGCAGAATCCCCTGTGATACATTACTGCTAGCACATGTCATGGTCCTTATGATTTCTGTCAAG aaTGCTTGTCATAGTGGGTGGTTTACAGAGAAAGATGCCAAGGAACTTTGTGATCTTGCCAATGAG ATATACAGCAGCTTCTGCACCACATTAGATTTTAACACTGAACCAAGCAATTCTTCGACAATTATCTCGACGATAATGTCTAG ATTTTATCCACGGCTGAAAATGGGTCAGATAGTTTCTTTCTTGGAGGCCAAG CCTGGATTTGGTGCCTATGTGAATGATTTCCAGATAACAAAGAATATGAACCTTTCTGAAGGAGAGAAAGTG AGACTATTTGTTGCACAAATAGATAATCTGGAGACCTCACTATGTATTGTTACGCCTCCTCAAGTGAA CTTTCTTCTAAATGGGACTCCCGTCGGAAGGAGGACTAATGTGTCAATG GACCCTGGACCTCAGCTTCCATCTCCTGTACCTCATATGCTTAAATTTGGAACAAATCTTCTTCAAGCTGTGGGCCAATTTAGCG GAAATTATATCATAGTTGTTGCCTTCATGAGTGAGATCTCTACTCCTGTTCAGGCCACACTCCCTGATTATGAGCAGGCTCCTGTTTCTTCTGTTGATCCAG ATTCTGAGATTATTGAGGGGCCATCAAGAATTTCTCTGAATTGCCCTATAAG CTTTAAGCGTATTAAAACTCCAGTAAAAGGACGTTCTTGCAAACATCTTCAG TGTTTTGATTTTGACAACTATATTGACATAAATTCAAGGAGACCATCGTGGCGTTGTCCTCATTGTAATCAACATGTGTGTTTCACTGATATTCATATTGATCAAGATATGTTCAAG GTTTTGAAAGAGGTGAGTGAGGATGTTACAGATGTCATGATCTCTTCAGATGGTTCATGGAAGGCAATCATGGAAAGTGATGACCATTCTGAAAAGCCCAGGGATAAAACCCCTGAAATTGCTCAAGATAGTCCACGTAGAGGTTCTGATGGTCCTTCAAATGCCCCTGGTGATGTTTTAGATCTTACTGACATAGATGATGACATGAATCCTGCTGAAACTGAAGACAGCAAAAATTTTCCTACGAACATTCAAATGCAATCTAATGTTCAGAAAACAACAGCTGTGAGTAATCCAAATGAAATCAATCAGACAGGTGCTCCTGATATGACAGATGATTTCTGGTCAAGAATCTATTTGTCCTCGTGTGGAATAGGGACATCTAGTTCTTGGTCCAATATGCAAACTGGCAGTGCTTCTGAGCCTGCTAGAACAGACTTGGTCCAGTTGCCTGTCTTCACAGATGCAATATCTCCCGCTCTCAACACGGAGGGAAATACTTTTATTCCAACCTCTATACTTGAGAGTGGACTATCTTCTTCCAATTTGCTGCAGCTGCAGTTACAACAGTTCCAATTTGGGAACTCTGCGCTCAGTAATGAATATGGAAGGTTTCCAACTGCAGCCAGGCCTGCAAACAGATCTCCTGTTGCAGTTCAGGCCCTTCCAGCTCAGATGAACACTCCTGTTCCTCAGCAGAGACAACAAAGCGCAATGAATCCCTTGCTCCATGCAGGTCCTTCAGCTGCTGCTCAGGATTTGCCTATTGCGTCATTGAGTGGTTCCAATCTAAGAAGTGAATTGGAGAGACATTCCTTTTCTGACTTGGACCTGGTTCAGACACGCATGACCTCATCAGCATTACCGCAGAAG CGTTCTCTTCCTCATGTTCAACCATCTCAACATTCTGTTGGCCGTCAAAGTCCCAGCATGAGAACACCCTATCCGATGAACCAGTCTCAAGGTCCGTCCCAATCAGCTACTTGGGATAGATGGGAAGCCCTGAAGCAAGGAAGTTCACAAGCTGGTGTTAATCGGGCACTTCCTGGTGGACAACACGCCCGAGTTGTCACTACTCAGCAATCCACTCAGGTTGTGAGACCTGTTTTTTCTCCTAGAACTGTGTCCCCACTCCCAGGTAGTGCTGACAGGTTCAGGACACCATTGCCCCCAGACCAGAGGGGTAGTAGTAGTACAGGAGGCACAACCCCAGTCACAAGGACAGATAGTTCCGTGGATCCCCAGCTAGATCCAAACTGGCGGCCTACAGGCCGTATGCGTGGAAGCCTTTCAGGAAGAGCTTATTCTGAAGCACTGCAACAGTTCATACTTAAGCCAACACAGCAAGCTCAAGCTGCCAGACCATCTATTCCACCTAATCTTTCACCCCAACTGCAAGTCCTTTTGGCTAATAGAGGTGCTCATAGTACCCAGCCAGTAAACTTTCCATCTACAGCTCCTGCCAATGCATCTGATATTTCAGGCATTCTACCCGAGCGCTCCTCAGGAATGCAGTAG
- the LOC101255315 gene encoding E4 SUMO-protein ligase PIAL2 isoform X1, whose translation MAGATVNSIPATGVNAGVGRGANMTGASYVNSFRISAVADRLAKHVCNQPKIDPQEFVHLCLSLARGIDFAIANREVPNRAQDLPLLVKQVCRIPCDTLLLAHVMVLMISVKNACHSGWFTEKDAKELCDLANEIYSSFCTTLDFNTEPSNSSTIISTIMSRFYPRLKMGQIVSFLEAKPGFGAYVNDFQITKNMNLSEGEKVRLFVAQIDNLETSLCIVTPPQVNFLLNGTPVGRRTNVSMDPGPQLPSPVPHMLKFGTNLLQAVGQFSGNYIIVVAFMSEISTPVQATLPDYEQAPVSSVDPDSEIIEGPSRISLNCPISFKRIKTPVKGRSCKHLQCFDFDNYIDINSRRPSWRCPHCNQHVCFTDIHIDQDMFKVLKEVSEDVTDVMISSDGSWKAIMESDDHSEKPRDKTPEIAQDSPRRGSDGPSNAPGDVLDLTDIDDDMNPAETEDSKNFPTNIQMQSNVQKTTAVSNPNEINQTGAPDMTDDFWSRIYLSSCGIGTSSSWSNMQTGSASEPARTDLVQLPVFTDAISPALNTEGNTFIPTSILESGLSSSNLLQLQLQQFQFGNSALSNEYGRFPTAARPANRSPVAVQALPAQMNTPVPQQRQQSAMNPLLHAGPSAAAQDLPIASLSGSNLRSELERHSFSDLDLVQTRMTSSALPQKRSLPHVQPSQHSVGRQSPSMRTPYPMNQSQGPSQSATWDRWEALKQGSSQAGVNRALPGGQHARVVTTQQSTQVVRPVFSPRTVSPLPGSADRFRTPLPPDQRGSSSTGGTTPVTRTDSSVDPQLDPNWRPTGRMRGSLSGRAYSEALQQFILKPTQQAQAARPSIPPNLSPQLQVLLANRGAHSTQPVNFPSTAPANASDISGILPERSSGMQ comes from the exons ATGGCCGGAGCGACGGTGAACTCTATCCCGGCGACCGGCGTTAACGCCGGAGTTGGCAGAGGAGCCAATATGACTGGCGCGTCATACGTAAATTCGTTTCGAATCTCCGCCGTAGCTGACCGATTAGCAAAGCATGTGTGTAATCAGCCCAAAATTGACCCTCAGGAGTTCGTTCACCTCTGCCTATCACTTGCAAG AGGCATTGATTTTGCCATTGCAAACCGGGAGGTTCCAAATAGAGCTCAAGATTTACCTTTATTGGTGAAACAG GTATGCAGAATCCCCTGTGATACATTACTGCTAGCACATGTCATGGTCCTTATGATTTCTGTCAAG aaTGCTTGTCATAGTGGGTGGTTTACAGAGAAAGATGCCAAGGAACTTTGTGATCTTGCCAATGAG ATATACAGCAGCTTCTGCACCACATTAGATTTTAACACTGAACCAAGCAATTCTTCGACAATTATCTCGACGATAATGTCTAG ATTTTATCCACGGCTGAAAATGGGTCAGATAGTTTCTTTCTTGGAGGCCAAG CCTGGATTTGGTGCCTATGTGAATGATTTCCAGATAACAAAGAATATGAACCTTTCTGAAGGAGAGAAAGTG AGACTATTTGTTGCACAAATAGATAATCTGGAGACCTCACTATGTATTGTTACGCCTCCTCAAGTGAA CTTTCTTCTAAATGGGACTCCCGTCGGAAGGAGGACTAATGTGTCAATG GACCCTGGACCTCAGCTTCCATCTCCTGTACCTCATATGCTTAAATTTGGAACAAATCTTCTTCAAGCTGTGGGCCAATTTAGCG GAAATTATATCATAGTTGTTGCCTTCATGAGTGAGATCTCTACTCCTGTTCAGGCCACACTCCCTGATTATGAGCAGGCTCCTGTTTCTTCTGTTGATCCAG ATTCTGAGATTATTGAGGGGCCATCAAGAATTTCTCTGAATTGCCCTATAAG CTTTAAGCGTATTAAAACTCCAGTAAAAGGACGTTCTTGCAAACATCTTCAG TGTTTTGATTTTGACAACTATATTGACATAAATTCAAGGAGACCATCGTGGCGTTGTCCTCATTGTAATCAACATGTGTGTTTCACTGATATTCATATTGATCAAGATATGTTCAAG GTTTTGAAAGAGGTGAGTGAGGATGTTACAGATGTCATGATCTCTTCAGATGGTTCATGGAAGGCAATCATGGAAAGTGATGACCATTCTGAAAAGCCCAGGGATAAAACCCCTGAAATTGCTCAAGATAGTCCACGTAGAGGTTCTGATGGTCCTTCAAATGCCCCTGGTGATGTTTTAGATCTTACTGACATAGATGATGACATGAATCCTGCTGAAACTGAAGACAGCAAAAATTTTCCTACGAACATTCAAATGCAATCTAATGTTCAGAAAACAACAGCTGTGAGTAATCCAAATGAAATCAATCAGACAGGTGCTCCTGATATGACAGATGATTTCTGGTCAAGAATCTATTTGTCCTCGTGTGGAATAGGGACATCTAGTTCTTGGTCCAATATGCAAACTGGCAGTGCTTCTGAGCCTGCTAGAACAGACTTGGTCCAGTTGCCTGTCTTCACAGATGCAATATCTCCCGCTCTCAACACGGAGGGAAATACTTTTATTCCAACCTCTATACTTGAGAGTGGACTATCTTCTTCCAATTTGCTGCAGCTGCAGTTACAACAGTTCCAATTTGGGAACTCTGCGCTCAGTAATGAATATGGAAGGTTTCCAACTGCAGCCAGGCCTGCAAACAGATCTCCTGTTGCAGTTCAGGCCCTTCCAGCTCAGATGAACACTCCTGTTCCTCAGCAGAGACAACAAAGCGCAATGAATCCCTTGCTCCATGCAGGTCCTTCAGCTGCTGCTCAGGATTTGCCTATTGCGTCATTGAGTGGTTCCAATCTAAGAAGTGAATTGGAGAGACATTCCTTTTCTGACTTGGACCTGGTTCAGACACGCATGACCTCATCAGCATTACCGCAGAAG CGTTCTCTTCCTCATGTTCAACCATCTCAACATTCTGTTGGCCGTCAAAGTCCCAGCATGAGAACACCCTATCCGATGAACCAGTCTCAAGGTCCGTCCCAATCAGCTACTTGGGATAGATGGGAAGCCCTGAAGCAAGGAAGTTCACAAGCTGGTGTTAATCGGGCACTTCCTGGTGGACAACACGCCCGAGTTGTCACTACTCAGCAATCCACTCAGGTTGTGAGACCTGTTTTTTCTCCTAGAACTGTGTCCCCACTCCCAGGTAGTGCTGACAGGTTCAGGACACCATTGCCCCCAGACCAGAGGGGTAGTAGTAGTACAGGAGGCACAACCCCAGTCACAAGGACAGATAGTTCCGTGGATCCCCAGCTAGATCCAAACTGGCGGCCTACAGGCCGTATGCGTGGAAGCCTTTCAGGAAGAGCTTATTCTGAAGCACTGCAACAGTTCATACTTAAGCCAACACAGCAAGCTCAAGCTGCCAGACCATCTATTCCACCTAATCTTTCACCCCAACTGCAAGTCCTTTTGGCTAATAGAGGTGCTCATAGTACCCAGCCAGTAAACTTTCCATCTACAGCTCCTGCCAATGCATCTGATATTTCAGGCATTCTACCCGAGCGCTCCTCAGGAATGCAGTAG
- the LOC101255315 gene encoding E4 SUMO-protein ligase PIAL2 isoform X3, which translates to MGQIVSFLEAKPGFGAYVNDFQITKNMNLSEGEKVRLFVAQIDNLETSLCIVTPPQVNFLLNGTPVGRRTNVSMDPGPQLPSPVPHMLKFGTNLLQAVGQFSGNYIIVVAFMSEISTPVQATLPDYEQAPVSSVDPDSEIIEGPSRISLNCPISFKRIKTPVKGRSCKHLQCFDFDNYIDINSRRPSWRCPHCNQHVCFTDIHIDQDMFKVLKEVSEDVTDVMISSDGSWKAIMESDDHSEKPRDKTPEIAQDSPRRGSDGPSNAPGDVLDLTDIDDDMNPAETEDSKNFPTNIQMQSNVQKTTAVSNPNEINQTGAPDMTDDFWSRIYLSSCGIGTSSSWSNMQTGSASEPARTDLVQLPVFTDAISPALNTEGNTFIPTSILESGLSSSNLLQLQLQQFQFGNSALSNEYGRFPTAARPANRSPVAVQALPAQMNTPVPQQRQQSAMNPLLHAGPSAAAQDLPIASLSGSNLRSELERHSFSDLDLVQTRMTSSALPQKRSLPHVQPSQHSVGRQSPSMRTPYPMNQSQGPSQSATWDRWEALKQGSSQAGVNRALPGGQHARVVTTQQSTQVVRPVFSPRTVSPLPGSADRFRTPLPPDQRGSSSTGGTTPVTRTDSSVDPQLDPNWRPTGRMRGSLSGRAYSEALQQFILKPTQQAQAARPSIPPNLSPQLQVLLANRGAHSTQPVNFPSTAPANASDISGILPERSSGMQ; encoded by the exons ATGGGTCAGATAGTTTCTTTCTTGGAGGCCAAG CCTGGATTTGGTGCCTATGTGAATGATTTCCAGATAACAAAGAATATGAACCTTTCTGAAGGAGAGAAAGTG AGACTATTTGTTGCACAAATAGATAATCTGGAGACCTCACTATGTATTGTTACGCCTCCTCAAGTGAA CTTTCTTCTAAATGGGACTCCCGTCGGAAGGAGGACTAATGTGTCAATG GACCCTGGACCTCAGCTTCCATCTCCTGTACCTCATATGCTTAAATTTGGAACAAATCTTCTTCAAGCTGTGGGCCAATTTAGCG GAAATTATATCATAGTTGTTGCCTTCATGAGTGAGATCTCTACTCCTGTTCAGGCCACACTCCCTGATTATGAGCAGGCTCCTGTTTCTTCTGTTGATCCAG ATTCTGAGATTATTGAGGGGCCATCAAGAATTTCTCTGAATTGCCCTATAAG CTTTAAGCGTATTAAAACTCCAGTAAAAGGACGTTCTTGCAAACATCTTCAG TGTTTTGATTTTGACAACTATATTGACATAAATTCAAGGAGACCATCGTGGCGTTGTCCTCATTGTAATCAACATGTGTGTTTCACTGATATTCATATTGATCAAGATATGTTCAAG GTTTTGAAAGAGGTGAGTGAGGATGTTACAGATGTCATGATCTCTTCAGATGGTTCATGGAAGGCAATCATGGAAAGTGATGACCATTCTGAAAAGCCCAGGGATAAAACCCCTGAAATTGCTCAAGATAGTCCACGTAGAGGTTCTGATGGTCCTTCAAATGCCCCTGGTGATGTTTTAGATCTTACTGACATAGATGATGACATGAATCCTGCTGAAACTGAAGACAGCAAAAATTTTCCTACGAACATTCAAATGCAATCTAATGTTCAGAAAACAACAGCTGTGAGTAATCCAAATGAAATCAATCAGACAGGTGCTCCTGATATGACAGATGATTTCTGGTCAAGAATCTATTTGTCCTCGTGTGGAATAGGGACATCTAGTTCTTGGTCCAATATGCAAACTGGCAGTGCTTCTGAGCCTGCTAGAACAGACTTGGTCCAGTTGCCTGTCTTCACAGATGCAATATCTCCCGCTCTCAACACGGAGGGAAATACTTTTATTCCAACCTCTATACTTGAGAGTGGACTATCTTCTTCCAATTTGCTGCAGCTGCAGTTACAACAGTTCCAATTTGGGAACTCTGCGCTCAGTAATGAATATGGAAGGTTTCCAACTGCAGCCAGGCCTGCAAACAGATCTCCTGTTGCAGTTCAGGCCCTTCCAGCTCAGATGAACACTCCTGTTCCTCAGCAGAGACAACAAAGCGCAATGAATCCCTTGCTCCATGCAGGTCCTTCAGCTGCTGCTCAGGATTTGCCTATTGCGTCATTGAGTGGTTCCAATCTAAGAAGTGAATTGGAGAGACATTCCTTTTCTGACTTGGACCTGGTTCAGACACGCATGACCTCATCAGCATTACCGCAGAAG CGTTCTCTTCCTCATGTTCAACCATCTCAACATTCTGTTGGCCGTCAAAGTCCCAGCATGAGAACACCCTATCCGATGAACCAGTCTCAAGGTCCGTCCCAATCAGCTACTTGGGATAGATGGGAAGCCCTGAAGCAAGGAAGTTCACAAGCTGGTGTTAATCGGGCACTTCCTGGTGGACAACACGCCCGAGTTGTCACTACTCAGCAATCCACTCAGGTTGTGAGACCTGTTTTTTCTCCTAGAACTGTGTCCCCACTCCCAGGTAGTGCTGACAGGTTCAGGACACCATTGCCCCCAGACCAGAGGGGTAGTAGTAGTACAGGAGGCACAACCCCAGTCACAAGGACAGATAGTTCCGTGGATCCCCAGCTAGATCCAAACTGGCGGCCTACAGGCCGTATGCGTGGAAGCCTTTCAGGAAGAGCTTATTCTGAAGCACTGCAACAGTTCATACTTAAGCCAACACAGCAAGCTCAAGCTGCCAGACCATCTATTCCACCTAATCTTTCACCCCAACTGCAAGTCCTTTTGGCTAATAGAGGTGCTCATAGTACCCAGCCAGTAAACTTTCCATCTACAGCTCCTGCCAATGCATCTGATATTTCAGGCATTCTACCCGAGCGCTCCTCAGGAATGCAGTAG